One Leptospira semungkisensis DNA segment encodes these proteins:
- a CDS encoding SRPBCC family protein produces MSTYPVRHISIHLSVDLQTAYDYLADPRNFPEWASGLCKSIQPLENGEWLIDSPMGELKAVFTEKNQYGVLDHTVIFGPDKKVNNPMRILANDQGSELVFTLFQLPEMSDKKFEEDAAWVKKDLTELSELLKKKFSK; encoded by the coding sequence ATGAGCACCTATCCAGTCCGACATATCAGCATTCATCTTTCAGTCGATCTCCAGACTGCGTACGACTATCTTGCAGATCCTAGAAATTTTCCGGAATGGGCCTCGGGATTATGCAAATCTATTCAACCATTAGAAAATGGCGAATGGTTGATCGATTCTCCCATGGGAGAACTCAAGGCAGTTTTTACAGAGAAGAACCAGTATGGCGTTCTAGATCATACTGTCATCTTTGGACCGGACAAAAAGGTGAACAACCCTATGAGGATCCTTGCAAACGATCAAGGAAGCGAGCTCGTATTTACTCTCTTTCAACTCCCTGAGATGTCTGACAAAAAATTCGAAGAAGATGCTGCCTGGGTAAAAAAGGATTTAACGGAACTGTCGGAACTGCTAAAAAAGAAATTCTCCAAATAG
- the hemH gene encoding ferrochelatase has protein sequence MKNKLLLINLGGPRSAEEIPKFLKDLFEDPLVFDLPIPEFLRIRLARWIASTRSKKVQETYASMGFGGGSPLVDETEKQAEGLKKILEESGESWEVKTAMCCGYPDIREFPKEWTDPSQGVVLLPLFPHFSRSTILSTAMLMEKQLEFCPASDPHWIRPFSERKEYLESVRDLILDFFQGKLSEKDFLHLHSKPIPNWEELDLVFSAHGIPLRLIQKGDRYTEEIEKNVENLTSLLREKGFRGEIHLSYQSRVGPSKWTTPNTLDKMQELGEKGRKRIAVYPISFVSDHLETLEEIGVQIKDHALSFGIQEYHRIPAPGSYLPFLKALADFVLEAKMAGKNRSLINCICKTSGGWDPKKEKVSCRCD, from the coding sequence ATGAAAAACAAACTATTACTCATCAATTTAGGCGGACCCAGAAGTGCCGAAGAGATCCCGAAATTCCTGAAAGACTTATTCGAAGACCCTTTAGTATTCGACCTTCCTATTCCTGAATTTCTAAGGATCCGACTCGCAAGATGGATCGCATCCACTCGCTCTAAAAAAGTACAAGAGACGTATGCTTCCATGGGATTCGGAGGAGGATCTCCTTTAGTTGATGAAACAGAAAAGCAAGCAGAGGGATTGAAAAAAATCTTAGAAGAAAGCGGAGAAAGCTGGGAAGTAAAGACAGCAATGTGCTGCGGATATCCTGACATCAGGGAATTTCCGAAAGAATGGACCGACCCAAGCCAAGGAGTCGTGCTTCTTCCTTTGTTTCCTCATTTCTCCAGATCTACGATCCTTTCCACTGCAATGCTTATGGAAAAGCAGTTAGAATTTTGTCCTGCCTCGGATCCTCATTGGATCAGACCATTCTCCGAGAGAAAAGAATATTTAGAATCAGTACGAGATCTGATACTAGACTTCTTCCAAGGAAAACTTTCCGAAAAAGATTTTTTACATCTTCATTCTAAGCCGATCCCGAATTGGGAAGAGTTGGATCTAGTATTTAGCGCTCATGGAATTCCGCTCCGCCTCATTCAAAAAGGGGACAGATATACCGAAGAGATAGAGAAGAATGTAGAAAATCTAACTTCCCTACTGAGAGAGAAAGGCTTTAGAGGAGAGATCCATTTGTCCTACCAGAGTAGGGTAGGGCCAAGCAAGTGGACCACTCCGAATACCTTGGATAAAATGCAGGAACTAGGAGAGAAGGGAAGAAAGAGGATTGCAGTCTATCCTATCAGTTTCGTAAGCGATCACTTAGAAACCCTTGAAGAAATAGGAGTGCAGATCAAGGATCATGCTCTTTCTTTCGGAATCCAAGAATATCATAGAATTCCTGCGCCGGGATCTTACCTCCCCTTCTTAAAAGCCCTTGCAGACTTTGTATTGGAAGCGAAGATGGCGGGGAAAAACCGCTCTCTTATAAATTGCATTTGCAAAACTTCCGGAGGCTGGGACCCTAAAAAGGAAAAAGTTTCTTGTCGTTGCGATTAA
- a CDS encoding putative porin, whose translation MKILIRFLLLSIFLFQIQNIQAQDKETPSILTQGSSQKTDQTSSSTGSSSSFLKDFLSRSSITGLFGQNGGQHIFESGTKFPNLSGVKAGSRITYDREFQYGGLELKHWWNSWEIGLGYRTNFKNQRTEQGRDEDFFMGSVTQERGTKIDFRDLSFYDTPYTFTGTQNFADGRGKLKMKQDRISLQARKYFGGSDPDPRKAGAGMFISGGAHYTYFKYYLYDVNQWIATSPVTYGPIGIGLSYSNSTWEFPLGLGYRYSTGTWMLEAGFMGNVWYTHYRDYHYQRNLNFIGNSSGYGVETHVAGAYILNSWMFSLKLTEYRLYGQGSFQTQGGLNTSDITSNFSGQYRNYLSTKQFAVELQITNFLDWISR comes from the coding sequence ATGAAAATTCTAATTCGATTCTTGCTATTATCTATCTTTCTTTTCCAAATACAAAACATCCAGGCGCAAGACAAGGAGACTCCCAGCATACTGACTCAAGGATCATCCCAAAAGACGGACCAAACATCTTCCTCTACTGGAAGTTCTTCTTCTTTCTTAAAGGATTTTCTCTCCCGCAGTTCAATTACAGGACTATTTGGACAGAATGGCGGTCAGCATATCTTCGAATCAGGAACTAAGTTCCCGAATCTTTCAGGAGTAAAGGCTGGATCCAGGATCACTTATGATCGGGAATTCCAATACGGCGGCCTCGAACTTAAACATTGGTGGAATAGTTGGGAGATCGGGCTCGGATACAGAACAAATTTTAAGAACCAAAGAACGGAACAGGGGAGGGACGAGGACTTCTTTATGGGAAGCGTTACCCAAGAGAGAGGGACTAAGATCGACTTCCGGGATTTGAGCTTTTACGATACTCCTTATACTTTTACAGGCACTCAGAACTTCGCGGACGGCAGAGGCAAACTGAAGATGAAACAAGATCGGATCAGCCTGCAAGCCAGAAAGTATTTCGGTGGATCCGATCCCGACCCACGAAAGGCAGGAGCGGGAATGTTTATCTCAGGCGGAGCGCATTATACTTATTTTAAATACTACCTATATGATGTAAATCAATGGATCGCCACTTCTCCGGTTACCTACGGACCAATCGGGATCGGACTTAGTTATTCTAACTCCACCTGGGAATTTCCTCTAGGCTTAGGCTATAGATATTCTACAGGAACCTGGATGTTAGAGGCCGGCTTTATGGGGAATGTTTGGTACACTCATTACAGAGACTATCATTACCAAAGAAACCTGAACTTCATCGGTAATTCTTCAGGATACGGAGTGGAAACTCATGTGGCTGGAGCCTATATATTAAATTCTTGGATGTTCTCACTCAAGCTGACCGAATACAGATTGTACGGACAGGGAAGTTTCCAAACCCAAGGAGGACTGAACACTTCCGATATCACCTCCAACTTCTCCGGCCAGTACAGGAATTATCTTAGCACGAAACAGTTCGCAGTAGAACTTCAAATCACCAACTTCCTAGATTGGATCTCTCGTTAA
- a CDS encoding ParA family protein: MKARLLSVEEVLSEYALGSEKEFLEKAQAWSLPKDGKGKYKADVLDKYFSKKDKSAYESVIIAVSNQKGGEGKTTVSICLAEALAKAGKKVLLLDWDAQANITQLYVGQTEKSIFHSLGYKNEDKLPISEIIVNLAPGLDLVPSSIHLANFTTPYERDDFDLLKEALLPVRSSYEYIIIDCPPSLGLILENALIAADSVLVPIQTRAFSVQGLKDLHGTIEKIRKKANPTLGLLGAVLNQYEDSRALSGLAETVRKYFPVFESVVYRREAIPQSQAKRKLLSEYDPKAMQMFSILAEEVMRRSDGKKS; this comes from the coding sequence GTGAAAGCGAGATTATTGAGCGTCGAAGAAGTACTTTCCGAATACGCCTTAGGTTCCGAGAAAGAATTCTTGGAGAAGGCTCAGGCCTGGTCATTGCCTAAGGATGGAAAGGGAAAATACAAAGCAGATGTTTTGGACAAGTACTTCTCCAAGAAGGATAAGAGTGCATACGAGTCTGTGATCATCGCAGTTTCTAATCAAAAAGGTGGCGAAGGAAAAACCACAGTCTCCATTTGCTTGGCTGAGGCTTTGGCCAAGGCGGGCAAGAAAGTGCTTCTATTGGACTGGGACGCTCAGGCCAATATTACCCAGCTTTATGTAGGCCAAACGGAGAAGTCTATATTCCATTCTCTTGGGTATAAGAACGAGGACAAGCTTCCTATTTCGGAGATCATAGTGAATCTCGCTCCAGGATTGGATCTGGTTCCTTCTTCCATTCATTTGGCGAACTTTACTACTCCGTATGAGAGAGACGATTTCGATCTATTGAAAGAAGCTCTTCTTCCTGTGCGTTCTTCTTATGAGTATATTATTATAGATTGTCCTCCTTCTCTTGGATTGATCCTGGAGAATGCGCTTATCGCTGCTGACTCTGTCTTGGTTCCGATCCAGACTAGAGCGTTTAGCGTGCAGGGACTGAAAGATCTTCATGGCACCATAGAGAAGATCCGTAAAAAAGCAAATCCGACCCTTGGACTTTTGGGTGCGGTATTGAATCAATATGAGGACTCGAGGGCTCTTTCCGGTCTGGCAGAGACAGTGCGTAAGTATTTTCCTGTTTTTGAATCAGTAGTTTATAGAAGAGAAGCTATTCCTCAGTCCCAAGCAAAACGTAAACTTTTATCAGAATATGATCCTAAGGCGATGCAAATGTTTTCCATTCTCGCTGAAGAAGTGATGAGGAGATCCGATGGCAAAAAGAGCTGA
- a CDS encoding ParB/RepB/Spo0J family partition protein: MAKRADFAGLDLLTAFGGEETSKKEISLSDILTNPDQPRVFGKEDVGDLVESMKRLGLIEPIVVRKQGKKFQIVAGERRFQAAKILGWKSVPVVETEASEDRCYEIALAENEKRKSLNPWEVGRAIQFLRKERKKTAEEVGKILGYTERYVKQLSSIARLDQKSVSEMLKTGAEPSVKNLETLLKKKEGRGGEMISPRKSPERIVVDLKSLSSKNRDSFLKELSNLKKKYGLS; the protein is encoded by the coding sequence ATGGCAAAAAGAGCTGATTTCGCAGGACTGGATTTGCTGACCGCATTCGGCGGAGAAGAAACTTCTAAAAAGGAGATCTCTCTCTCGGATATTCTTACTAATCCGGATCAACCCAGGGTCTTTGGCAAAGAAGATGTGGGAGACTTGGTCGAATCCATGAAGAGGCTCGGACTGATCGAGCCGATCGTGGTCCGCAAGCAGGGCAAAAAATTCCAGATCGTCGCAGGAGAGAGAAGATTTCAGGCGGCGAAGATCTTAGGTTGGAAATCGGTGCCTGTGGTGGAGACCGAGGCTTCCGAAGATAGATGCTATGAGATCGCCTTGGCTGAGAACGAAAAGAGAAAGAGCCTAAATCCTTGGGAAGTGGGGCGAGCAATTCAGTTCTTAAGAAAGGAAAGAAAGAAAACTGCCGAAGAGGTAGGAAAGATTCTAGGCTACACTGAAAGATATGTGAAGCAATTGAGCTCCATTGCTAGATTGGATCAGAAATCGGTCTCCGAGATGTTGAAGACCGGAGCAGAGCCTTCTGTTAAGAACCTTGAAACCTTATTAAAGAAGAAGGAAGGCAGAGGGGGTGAAATGATTTCACCCCGCAAGTCTCCTGAGAGGATCGTTGTCGACCTAAAGTCTCTCAGCTCCAAGAACAGAGATTCTTTTCTAAAGGAACTTTCCAATCTAAAGAAAAAATACGGATTAAGCTGA
- a CDS encoding NADPH-dependent FMN reductase: MKIGIIVASQQKESQSAKVGAFLGSKLKEMSVDTWTLDLGKNPLPLYDSTQTESNSVWQGVWKPIDSELKSSEGFVVVTPEYGGMASPASKNFFLHAGLAQLGHKPALLASVSSGRGGAFPINELRASSYKNSKICYLPEHLIFRDVEHLVNGGEPASPEDTFIRDRSVFALKILIAYANSLSEIRESGVVYDARFKNGMS, from the coding sequence ATGAAAATCGGTATCATAGTAGCTTCTCAACAAAAAGAATCCCAGTCCGCAAAAGTAGGAGCCTTCTTAGGTTCAAAATTGAAAGAAATGTCAGTCGATACTTGGACTCTGGACCTTGGAAAGAATCCTCTTCCTTTGTACGACTCGACCCAGACGGAGTCCAATTCTGTTTGGCAGGGAGTTTGGAAACCGATCGACTCAGAACTAAAGAGCTCAGAAGGTTTTGTGGTAGTTACTCCCGAGTATGGCGGAATGGCCAGCCCAGCGAGTAAGAATTTCTTCTTACATGCGGGTCTTGCTCAGTTGGGTCATAAGCCTGCGCTTCTTGCATCTGTTTCTTCCGGAAGAGGTGGTGCATTTCCGATCAACGAACTCCGAGCTAGTTCTTATAAAAATTCTAAGATCTGTTATCTTCCTGAGCATTTGATCTTTAGGGATGTGGAGCATCTTGTCAACGGAGGTGAGCCTGCTTCTCCTGAAGATACTTTCATCCGGGACAGAAGCGTGTTTGCCTTAAAGATTCTCATCGCTTACGCAAATTCTCTTTCTGAGATTCGCGAATCTGGAGTGGTCTATGATGCCCGCTTTAAGAACGGAATGTCCTGA
- a CDS encoding Crp/Fnr family transcriptional regulator, translating into MNKINIPAGQIIFREGEMNNSMYIITSGTVEIFFTHKNSATRLALMKKGDFFGEMALFRAKPRTATARAIIDTEMVPVESKQQLERYLIANPEFAAKMVRILADRLANTNELLISKLNEITTKEIEYQIDDK; encoded by the coding sequence ATGAACAAAATCAATATTCCCGCCGGACAAATTATTTTCAGAGAAGGTGAGATGAATAATTCCATGTACATTATTACCTCCGGCACTGTTGAAATATTTTTTACTCATAAAAATTCGGCCACTCGCTTGGCTTTGATGAAGAAAGGCGATTTTTTTGGGGAGATGGCTCTGTTTCGTGCGAAGCCAAGGACCGCCACAGCTAGAGCGATCATAGACACAGAAATGGTGCCTGTGGAATCAAAGCAGCAACTAGAGAGATATCTAATCGCGAATCCTGAATTTGCTGCTAAGATGGTGCGAATACTTGCGGATCGCTTGGCGAATACGAATGAGCTTTTGATCTCGAAATTGAATGAGATCACTACGAAAGAGATCGAGTACCAGATAGATGATAAATAG
- a CDS encoding GGDEF domain-containing protein — protein sequence MSNLEEVLKSREEEIQKLRELLELYERVSKLGEVELLAAEQTLNAHETTANLARNELIEMRDRFKGLGQLNSERKTAILEIVNDRQAPLPSLATKFEEMGKKDDYFYSDFFRIIANLDLPESEARSLWKEVYSHAEGISKQLGRSMNFVVALLDYIYLKNRLIENPKIVDIYSFEEIILNAVIDEGTGIYNRRYFNLVLNKEITRSKRYQRDFCLFLFDLDNFKKINDTKGHSFGDDILKLVAGTLMYAFRTEDISCRVGGEEFTVILPETSKANARVAIERFRTYLRNSSKNDFGIEVTVSGGVSEYPKDGEESSRLYSISDARLYEAKSLGKDRIVYE from the coding sequence ATGAGTAATTTGGAAGAAGTTTTAAAATCAAGAGAAGAAGAGATCCAAAAACTCAGAGAACTTCTGGAGCTGTACGAAAGAGTCTCCAAGCTAGGCGAAGTAGAGCTTCTCGCAGCGGAGCAAACTCTTAACGCCCACGAAACCACAGCTAATTTGGCCAGGAACGAACTCATAGAGATGAGGGACCGTTTCAAAGGACTCGGTCAGCTCAACTCCGAAAGAAAGACTGCAATCTTAGAGATCGTAAACGACAGACAAGCTCCCCTTCCGAGCCTAGCTACCAAATTCGAGGAGATGGGAAAGAAGGACGATTATTTCTACTCCGACTTCTTCCGTATCATAGCAAATTTAGACCTCCCAGAATCAGAAGCCAGATCTCTCTGGAAAGAAGTCTATTCTCATGCTGAGGGGATCAGCAAGCAACTCGGACGAAGTATGAACTTCGTAGTTGCCTTGTTAGATTATATTTATCTAAAGAATCGACTCATCGAAAACCCGAAAATCGTGGATATCTATTCTTTCGAAGAGATCATCCTGAACGCAGTCATAGACGAAGGAACAGGGATCTATAACAGAAGATATTTCAATCTAGTATTGAACAAAGAGATCACCAGAAGCAAAAGATACCAGCGTGACTTCTGCTTATTTCTGTTTGATCTAGACAATTTCAAGAAGATCAACGATACCAAGGGACATTCTTTCGGTGATGATATACTGAAGCTTGTAGCAGGAACTCTCATGTATGCCTTCCGTACCGAAGACATTAGCTGCCGAGTAGGAGGAGAAGAGTTCACTGTCATTCTCCCTGAGACCTCCAAAGCAAACGCAAGAGTCGCCATAGAAAGATTCAGGACTTATTTAAGAAATTCCTCAAAGAACGATTTCGGGATAGAAGTCACAGTCTCAGGCGGGGTTTCCGAATACCCTAAAGATGGAGAAGAAAGTAGCAGGCTCTACTCCATCTCGGATGCAAGATTGTACGAAGCTAAATCATTAGGAAAAGACAGAATCGTTTACGAATAG
- a CDS encoding SDR family NAD(P)-dependent oxidoreductase — MSNHTPKKKVIITGASSGIGRELALLYGKAGHDVALTARRKKVLEDIAKQIKGFNAGGKVLTASLDVSETDDNFKVLPKLAKDLGGVDLFIANAGISTSSSFGVKSFEADKKVIDTNVLGLMAGVSALQSILRSQKKGQIVGISSVASFRGLPGSASYSTSKAAVSTYLEALRGEVRKFGIKVTVIHPGFIDTPINQKLDSRPFLVSVEKGGKKIYDRIESGVRSATVPWFPWAIVGVLMRSIPEFLWEKIEAK; from the coding sequence ATGTCCAACCATACTCCAAAGAAAAAAGTTATCATTACCGGAGCTAGTTCCGGAATTGGCAGAGAATTAGCGCTATTATATGGCAAAGCGGGGCATGATGTGGCATTGACCGCTCGCCGCAAAAAAGTTTTGGAAGATATAGCCAAACAGATCAAGGGTTTTAACGCAGGCGGGAAGGTTCTGACCGCAAGCCTAGACGTTTCCGAAACCGATGATAATTTTAAGGTACTTCCCAAGTTAGCAAAGGATTTGGGAGGAGTGGATTTGTTTATCGCGAATGCTGGGATCTCTACTAGCTCTTCTTTCGGTGTGAAGAGTTTTGAGGCGGACAAGAAGGTGATCGATACGAATGTTCTGGGCCTAATGGCAGGAGTCTCCGCTCTACAAAGTATTCTTCGTTCTCAGAAGAAGGGGCAGATCGTAGGGATTTCCTCTGTAGCTTCTTTCAGAGGGCTTCCCGGTTCAGCAAGTTATTCGACTTCTAAGGCTGCGGTCTCCACCTACTTGGAAGCTTTAAGAGGAGAGGTAAGAAAATTCGGGATCAAGGTTACAGTGATCCATCCGGGATTCATTGATACGCCTATCAATCAAAAGCTGGATTCTCGTCCTTTTCTTGTTTCCGTAGAAAAGGGAGGCAAAAAAATTTACGATAGGATCGAATCCGGCGTAAGGTCTGCGACCGTTCCTTGGTTTCCATGGGCGATTGTAGGAGTTTTGATGAGATCGATCCCGGAGTTCTTATGGGAGAAAATCGAAGCTAAATAG
- a CDS encoding low molecular weight protein-tyrosine-phosphatase, giving the protein MVDSPESQLRCKVLFVCLGNICRSPAAEGAFTDLIQKRGFSHLFEVDSCGTSRYHIGELADSRTRQTARKKGIELVHKARQFKKSDFENFDYILAMDRSNQKDLIALASGDEERKKVHLFRKFQKGPGKDSDVPDPYYGTMKDFEEVHQIVSDASEGFLEFVLNKNGVKNA; this is encoded by the coding sequence ATGGTGGATTCTCCAGAGTCTCAGCTTAGATGTAAGGTATTGTTTGTTTGCCTGGGAAATATTTGCAGGTCCCCGGCTGCAGAGGGTGCGTTTACTGATCTGATCCAGAAGAGAGGGTTCTCTCATCTCTTTGAGGTGGATTCCTGCGGCACGTCACGCTATCATATAGGTGAACTCGCGGATTCAAGAACGAGACAAACTGCGCGCAAGAAAGGAATAGAACTGGTTCACAAGGCCAGACAATTTAAAAAATCCGATTTCGAAAATTTTGATTATATCCTCGCCATGGATAGATCCAACCAAAAGGATCTGATTGCATTGGCTTCCGGCGATGAAGAAAGAAAAAAAGTCCATTTGTTTAGAAAGTTCCAAAAAGGTCCGGGCAAGGATTCAGATGTTCCGGATCCGTATTACGGGACCATGAAGGATTTTGAAGAGGTCCACCAAATTGTTTCGGATGCTTCGGAAGGGTTTCTGGAGTTTGTTTTGAATAAGAATGGAGTAAAGAATGCCTAA
- a CDS encoding NAD(P)/FAD-dependent oxidoreductase produces the protein MPKALEKKKIVVIGVGFGGLQAIKKLSKDDNLEIIAIDKKNHHLFQPLLYQVATAVLSPADIAIPTRSLIGDKKNVTVYLGEVEKIDIQAKKVYFQNHAEDYDYLILAAGAKSGYFGNDHWKKHSIGLKSLRDALSIRTKILTSFEQAELAGDPEETKRLLNYVIIGGGPTGVELAGSIAELSHEIVRNEFHTIDPALAKITLIEASPRLLATFAPKLGDFAKKRLEKRGVEVLTGTKVLSIDDEGVEIEGRRIPSATIIWAAGVQANSIGASLGTPLDRGGRVIVDEYCNIEGHPEVFVIGDIASYSKGLERPLPGVSPVAMQQGRYVASIIRGDERSKKRKPFHYIDKGSMATIGRQDAVAQVGNFKMKGFFGWLAWLFVHIFYQVGFKNKISIFITWVWAYMAFRAEARLIQDEVEAKQDVSVTN, from the coding sequence ATGCCTAAGGCTTTAGAAAAAAAGAAAATCGTAGTGATCGGTGTCGGATTCGGGGGACTGCAAGCGATCAAGAAGCTTTCCAAAGATGATAACCTTGAGATCATAGCCATCGATAAGAAAAATCACCATTTGTTCCAGCCATTATTATACCAAGTTGCCACAGCCGTTTTAAGTCCTGCGGATATCGCGATCCCAACCCGCTCTCTCATTGGAGACAAAAAGAATGTCACAGTGTATTTGGGAGAAGTGGAGAAGATAGACATCCAAGCAAAGAAGGTCTATTTTCAAAACCATGCAGAAGATTATGATTATCTAATATTAGCAGCGGGCGCAAAAAGCGGCTATTTCGGAAATGATCATTGGAAGAAGCATTCCATCGGATTAAAATCCCTTAGAGACGCACTTTCTATTCGCACTAAGATACTTACCTCTTTCGAGCAGGCGGAACTCGCCGGAGATCCTGAGGAAACCAAAAGGCTTTTGAATTATGTGATTATCGGAGGGGGACCTACGGGAGTGGAGCTTGCCGGTTCGATAGCGGAGCTTTCTCATGAGATCGTGAGAAACGAATTCCATACGATTGATCCCGCTTTGGCAAAGATCACATTGATCGAAGCTTCTCCTAGATTGCTTGCTACTTTCGCTCCTAAGTTAGGCGACTTCGCAAAGAAGCGTCTCGAAAAAAGAGGAGTAGAAGTCTTAACCGGTACCAAGGTGCTGAGTATAGACGACGAAGGAGTGGAGATAGAAGGAAGAAGGATCCCTTCTGCCACGATTATCTGGGCTGCGGGTGTGCAGGCAAATTCCATAGGCGCTTCTCTTGGAACTCCTTTAGATAGAGGGGGAAGGGTAATCGTAGATGAATATTGTAATATAGAAGGTCATCCGGAAGTATTCGTAATCGGAGACATCGCTAGTTACTCCAAGGGATTGGAAAGACCTCTTCCGGGAGTTTCTCCTGTGGCTATGCAACAGGGGAGATATGTTGCCTCTATCATTCGCGGAGATGAAAGATCCAAGAAAAGAAAACCTTTTCATTATATAGATAAGGGAAGTATGGCGACTATCGGTAGACAGGATGCTGTCGCTCAAGTCGGTAATTTTAAAATGAAGGGCTTCTTTGGTTGGCTCGCTTGGTTGTTCGTGCATATATTCTACCAAGTCGGTTTCAAGAATAAGATCTCCATCTTCATTACTTGGGTTTGGGCCTATATGGCATTTCGCGCCGAGGCTCGTCTGATCCAGGACGAGGTGGAAGCGAAACAGGATGTTTCTGTCACAAATTGA